The nucleotide window ACAAAAAACAAACAAAGTAGCTGTTGAAACTGCGAATGGGGTTAATTGTTGGCAAGAAAAAAGACCAATTCAAAAAGTTGGTCTGTACATTCCAGGAGGAACAGCACCACTTTTTTCTACGGTTCTAATGTTAGCAGTTCCTGCACAAATTGCAGGTTGTAAAGAAATTGTATTGTGTTCTCCACCAAATACTGAAGGTAAAATTCATCCAGCTATTTTGTATACAGCTAATTTATGTGGGGTAACAAAAATTATTAAAGTTGGTGGAATTCAAGCTATTGCTGGTTTAACCTTTGGAACAGCAAATATTCCACAAGTATATAAAATTTTTGGTCCAGGAAACCAATATGTTACAGTTGCAAAGCAAATAGCAACAAAATTTGGTGTTGCTATAGATATGCCTGCAGGACCTAGTGAATTGTTAGTTGTTGCAGATGATTCAGCAAATGCGAGTTATGTAGCATCAGATTTGTTAAGTCAAGCAGAGCATGGAGTAGATTCACAGGTAATTTTAGTATCTACTTCTAAACAATTAATTAATGATGTAGAAACTGAATTGAATTCACAGATTGAGCAATTATCTAGAAAAGAGATTGCAAAAAAAGCAATCGCGAATTCAAAATCAATTTTAGTTGCTTCAGATGCAATTGCATTAGACTTAATTAATGATTATGGCCCAGAACATTTTATTGTTTGTACGAATGATAACAATTATTACGTAGATAATATTGCTAATGCAGGCTCTGTTTTTATTGGAAATTATACTCCAGAAAGTGCAGGTGATTATGCTTCAGGTACCAATCATACTTTACCTACAAATGGTTATGCAAAAAACTATTCAGGCGTTAACTTAGACAGTTTTACAAAAAGTATTACGTTTCAAGAAATATCTGCAGCAGGTATTCAGAATATTGGAAATGCCATAGAAATAATGGCTGCAGCAGAAGGTTTAGATGCGCATAAAAATGCTGTTACACTTCGTTTAAAAGATTTACAATAATGAATGTTTTAGATTTAGTTAGAGATAATATCAAAAATATTAAGCCTTATTCATCTGCTAGAGATGAATACAAAGATGCCACTTCAGAAAGTATGATTTTCTTAGATGCTAATGAAAATCCTTTCGAAAATGGTGTAAATCGTTATCCTGATCCACAACAAAATGATGTAAAAGATCTTTTAGTGAACATTAAAAATGTTACTAAAGAAAATATTTTGTTAGGTAATGGAAGTGATGAAGTTTTAGATTTAATTTTTAGAGCTTTTTGTGAACCAAATAAAGATAATATTATCACATTACCACCAACTTATGGTATGTATTCTGTATTAGCTAATATCAATGCTATAAAGAATAAAAAGGTTTTATTAACCGAAGATTTTCAGCCTAAAGTCGATCAGATTATAGATGCTGTTGATAACAACAGTAAAATTTTATTTTTATGTTCACCCAATAATCCTTCAGGAAATAGTTTTTCAATAGAGAAAGTAGAAACACTATTAAATAATTTTAAAGGATTAGTAGTAATTGATGAAGCCTATATCGATTTTTCTGAGCAAGAAAGTTGGTTAAATCGTTTAGAAGAATTTCCAAATTTGGTAATTACACAAACCTTGTCTAAAGCCTATGGTTTAGCAGGAATTCGTTTAGGAGTTTGTTATGCATCAAAAGCAGTAATTTCTGTTTTAAATTCGATAAAACCACCTTACAATGTAAACGAATTAACCCAACAAAAAGCTTTTGAAAGATTAAATAAGGTTGATGAAGTTGCAGCAGAAATTAAAGCAATTAAACAAGAAAGAGAACAATTGATGAATTCTTTAGAGAGCATCAATTTTATATCTAACATTTATCCTTCTGATTGCAATTTTGTTTTGGTAAAAGTAGATGATGCAACTAAAAGATACAACCAATTAATTCAGTTGGGTATTGTAATTAGAAACAGAACTACACAGCCTTTATGTGAAAATTGTTTGAGATTTACAGTAGGAACAACAGCTGAAAACGAGAAATTATTACAAGCATTAAAAGAATTACAAAATGCCTAAAAAAGTACTTTTTATAGATAGAGATGGAACTTTGGTTCTAGAACCACCTGTAGATTATCAATTAGATAGTTTAGAAAAATTAGAATATTATCCTAAGGTTTTTCAATACATGGCTAAAATAGCCAATGAATTAGATTTTGAATTGGTAATGGTTACCAATCAAGATGGTTTAGGTACAGAATCATTTCCTGAAGATACCTTTTGGCCTGCTCAAAATAAAATCATTTCAGCCTTTGAAAAAGAAAGCGTTGTTTTTTCTGAGGTATGTATTGATAAAACTTTTCCTCATGAAAATGCAGAAACACGTAAACCAAGAACTGGTTTATTAACCAAGTATTTTTCTGACGATTATGATTTAGAAAATTCTTATGTTTTGGGTGATAGAATTACAGATATGGAATTGGCTAAAAATTTAGGGGCTAAAGGTATTTATTTATCTGAAAATCCAGAGTTAGGAGCTGATGAAATTGAAACATCAAAAAAAGAAATTTTAGAAGCAATTGCATTAACAAGCACAGATTGGAAAACAATTTATGAGTTTTTAAAATTACAAGACAGGGTTGCAGAAATCACAAGAAATACCAATGAAACTAAGATTTATATCAAACTAAATTTAGATGGTTCAGGTAATAATGATATTGATACTGGCTTAAAGTTTTTCGATCATATGTTAGATCAAATTGGTAGACATGGCAACATGGATTTAACCATAAAAGTTGATGGAGATTTAGAAGTAGATGAACATCATACTATAGAAGATACAATGATTGCTTTTGGAGAGCTTTTCAATAAAGCTTTAGGTAATAAATTAGGTATAGAAAGATATGGTTTTTGTTTACCTATGGATGATTGCTTAGCTCAAGTGGCTGTAGATTTTGGAGGTAGAAATTGGTTAGAATGGGATGCAGAATTTAAACGTGAAATGATAGGTGATATGCCTACAGAAATGTTTTATCATTTGTTTAAATCGTTTACAGATGGTGCAAAATGTAACTTAAACATAAAAGCAGAAGGAACCAATGAGCATCATAAAATAGAAGGTATTTTTAAAGCGTTTGCAAAAGCTATGAAAATGGCTGTAAAAAGAGATGCCAATAAGATGTTTTTACCATCAACAAAAGGAATGTTATAATTTAGGTTTTAGCCTTTTGCTTTTAGTTGTTTGCTAAAAGTTAAAAGCCAAAAACCAAAAGCTATTAAAATGAAATTAGTAATCATAGATTATGGTGCAGGAAACATTAAAAGCATACAGTTTGCTTTTAAAAGATTAGGTTTAGAAGCTGTTTTATCTAATAATATTGATGAAATAAAAGCTGCAGATAAAGTAATTTTTCCTGGAGTTGGTGAAGCAAGTTCAGCAATGAAAATGCTAAAAGAAAGTGGTTTAGATA belongs to Polaribacter dokdonensis and includes:
- the hisD gene encoding histidinol dehydrogenase, with the protein product MKVILNPKKEIWSAILERPTKTVDDIEATVSKIFKEVQETGDVAVNKYTNQFDKVQLTSNSVTSNEIEEASKSVSQELKDAIKLAYDNISKFHQAQKTNKVAVETANGVNCWQEKRPIQKVGLYIPGGTAPLFSTVLMLAVPAQIAGCKEIVLCSPPNTEGKIHPAILYTANLCGVTKIIKVGGIQAIAGLTFGTANIPQVYKIFGPGNQYVTVAKQIATKFGVAIDMPAGPSELLVVADDSANASYVASDLLSQAEHGVDSQVILVSTSKQLINDVETELNSQIEQLSRKEIAKKAIANSKSILVASDAIALDLINDYGPEHFIVCTNDNNYYVDNIANAGSVFIGNYTPESAGDYASGTNHTLPTNGYAKNYSGVNLDSFTKSITFQEISAAGIQNIGNAIEIMAAAEGLDAHKNAVTLRLKDLQ
- the hisC gene encoding histidinol-phosphate transaminase; the encoded protein is MNVLDLVRDNIKNIKPYSSARDEYKDATSESMIFLDANENPFENGVNRYPDPQQNDVKDLLVNIKNVTKENILLGNGSDEVLDLIFRAFCEPNKDNIITLPPTYGMYSVLANINAIKNKKVLLTEDFQPKVDQIIDAVDNNSKILFLCSPNNPSGNSFSIEKVETLLNNFKGLVVIDEAYIDFSEQESWLNRLEEFPNLVITQTLSKAYGLAGIRLGVCYASKAVISVLNSIKPPYNVNELTQQKAFERLNKVDEVAAEIKAIKQEREQLMNSLESINFISNIYPSDCNFVLVKVDDATKRYNQLIQLGIVIRNRTTQPLCENCLRFTVGTTAENEKLLQALKELQNA
- the hisB gene encoding bifunctional histidinol-phosphatase/imidazoleglycerol-phosphate dehydratase HisB, whose product is MPKKVLFIDRDGTLVLEPPVDYQLDSLEKLEYYPKVFQYMAKIANELDFELVMVTNQDGLGTESFPEDTFWPAQNKIISAFEKESVVFSEVCIDKTFPHENAETRKPRTGLLTKYFSDDYDLENSYVLGDRITDMELAKNLGAKGIYLSENPELGADEIETSKKEILEAIALTSTDWKTIYEFLKLQDRVAEITRNTNETKIYIKLNLDGSGNNDIDTGLKFFDHMLDQIGRHGNMDLTIKVDGDLEVDEHHTIEDTMIAFGELFNKALGNKLGIERYGFCLPMDDCLAQVAVDFGGRNWLEWDAEFKREMIGDMPTEMFYHLFKSFTDGAKCNLNIKAEGTNEHHKIEGIFKAFAKAMKMAVKRDANKMFLPSTKGML